One Spinacia oleracea cultivar Varoflay chromosome 4, BTI_SOV_V1, whole genome shotgun sequence DNA segment encodes these proteins:
- the LOC110787802 gene encoding uncharacterized protein, with amino-acid sequence MSSSLSLSDLSSTSSSSATSLTLSIPSITRDNTTIASNSNSNSISISSTCSSKLIDEEHRHILSVSKSKSDRLLGKFFDALEYDFDYDTSGIWSPPIRPSVFLTSPGIIICSHDYDNMLVKPLYNKNSPKKKNKNYNNKIKRTVTVTTLISCRRFLSSCFNVFWCC; translated from the exons ATGTCGTCGTCGTTGTCGTTGTCCGACCTCTCGTCAACCTCATCATCATCAGCCACTTCTTTAACATTATCAATACCATCAATTACAAGAGATAATACTACTATAGctagcaacagcaacagcaacagcataAGCATAAGCAGCACTTGTTCTTCCAAACTTATCGATGAAGAACACCGCCACATTCTCTCAGTATCTAAGTCTAAATCTGATAGACTCCTTGGCAAGTTCTTCGACGCCTTGGAGTACGATTTTGATTACGACACCAGTGGTATTTGGTCGCCTCCGATTCGTCCAAGTGTGTTCTTGACCTCTCCTGGTATTATTATTTGCTCTCATGATTATGATAATATGCTTGTCAAACCACTCTACAACAAAAACTCTccaaagaagaaaaataagaaTTACAATAATAAGATTAAGAGGACTGTTACTGTTACTACTCTCATCTCTTGCAGAAGATTCTTGTCCTCCTGCTTCAAT GTGTTTTGGTGCTGTTAA